A part of Paenibacillus sp. IHBB 10380 genomic DNA contains:
- a CDS encoding recombinase family protein, with product MKEVASGEKIESRKEMQKLLRHVEDQLYDGVVVMDIDRLGRGENKDWALIKDTFLNSETVIITPNKIYDLEIDNDDVSFDFMSIFARIEYKTIKRRMKQGKEAGAKKSMWTNGKPPFPYYYDKNTRSVLVDETKRPIYRAIVEKYLNGTNLGHIAIWLTDNKIPTPYNIEPDGKNKGSSNITVQRLLASEIHLGYITYGKTRSKRGQVELVPEEERIKVMGAHEKLKTPEEHEVIMERLLKNRMLNPNSRRNIFPLSGLLYCEKCGSRMRFRVGENKKQGQYWSALCYHQYKDGSKCEQHGKVMDADFFNALYDRIIHVDPDILREIELHGSRYSDTQTIIEVKEQELKKQKRALDKLHGSYEEDMITKQVFLERKAVRTRQIQKLEEELKDLRKVVVDEGNYPTVEQIYGRIGEFRELWDAAVTSEEKNRALKKLVERIVYDREGNRVELAVCYR from the coding sequence ATGAAGGAAGTGGCCTCTGGTGAAAAGATAGAATCCCGGAAAGAAATGCAGAAGTTACTTCGGCATGTTGAAGACCAGCTCTATGATGGGGTAGTGGTCATGGATATTGATCGTTTAGGGCGTGGAGAAAACAAGGATTGGGCACTCATTAAAGATACATTCTTAAACTCAGAAACGGTCATTATCACACCAAACAAGATATACGATCTAGAAATAGACAATGACGATGTATCATTTGATTTCATGTCTATTTTTGCCCGAATAGAGTACAAAACGATTAAGCGAAGAATGAAGCAGGGGAAAGAGGCAGGAGCCAAGAAAAGCATGTGGACAAACGGAAAGCCACCGTTTCCTTACTACTACGATAAGAACACAAGGTCGGTATTGGTGGATGAAACAAAGCGTCCGATTTATCGAGCGATTGTTGAAAAGTATTTGAATGGAACAAACCTTGGTCATATCGCCATTTGGTTGACGGATAACAAGATACCCACGCCATACAACATTGAGCCGGATGGAAAGAACAAGGGCTCGTCAAATATTACGGTTCAACGGTTGCTGGCAAGCGAAATCCATTTGGGTTACATCACTTATGGGAAAACTCGTTCCAAGCGTGGTCAGGTGGAACTTGTACCTGAAGAAGAGCGGATTAAAGTCATGGGAGCACATGAAAAGCTGAAAACGCCGGAAGAACATGAAGTCATTATGGAGCGGTTGCTTAAGAATAGAATGTTGAACCCAAATTCAAGGCGTAACATTTTTCCTTTGTCAGGCTTGCTGTATTGTGAAAAATGCGGTTCGCGGATGAGGTTCCGAGTAGGTGAGAATAAGAAGCAAGGGCAGTACTGGAGTGCATTGTGCTATCACCAGTATAAAGATGGCAGCAAATGTGAGCAGCACGGCAAGGTAATGGATGCTGACTTCTTCAATGCTTTGTATGACCGGATTATTCATGTAGACCCGGATATATTACGGGAAATTGAACTGCATGGAAGTCGTTATAGTGATACACAGACGATCATTGAGGTCAAAGAGCAGGAATTGAAGAAGCAGAAGCGGGCGTTGGACAAGCTGCATGGATCGTATGAAGAGGATATGATAACGAAGCAAGTATTTTTGGAGAGGAAGGCTGTAAGGACAAGGCAGATTCAGAAGTTGGAAGAAGAGTTGAAGGATTTGCGGAAGGTTGTAGTAGATGAGGGGAATTATCCGACTGTTGAGCAGATATACGGACGGATAGGTGAGTTTAGGGAGTTGTGGGACGCTGCGGTGACGAGTGAAGAGAAGAATCGGGCGTTGAAGAAGCTAGTGGAGCGAATTGTGTATGATCGGGAAGGGAATCGGGTGGAGTTGGCTGTGTGTTATAGGTGA
- a CDS encoding TrlF family AAA-like ATPase, translated as MNDVRGSKWRKWDLHFHTPSSFDYQNKSITNSEIIEMLEAKEIKAVAITDHHVMDIHRIEELQRLGKEKGITVFPGIELRSELGGSESIHFIGIFPEDSDVGDISVKIQGKLEITSADIKRKGDDFVYCDFKESSKVIHELGGIVTVHAGKKTNGIESIRNNHKYKQAIKKDLVEGGYIDVFEVGQLDDVTSYQEMVFPHLGKSFPLIICSDNHLIREYHTKASLWIKADLTYKGLKQAITESKDRIKLGIKPEQIVNYETKKTKIIDSISVKEINDKLTGTWFDKCEVKFNSGLVSIIGNKGNGKSALVDILGLLGGSSHNSFEFLNDKKFRNSKNNISQHFEATLRWASEDTSTKKLSENVLDTEMERVKYIPQQYLEKLCNEMNIASGNSFDAEIKKVIFSHISIENRLGCETFDQLLNLKTKELSEEMNIYRRQVSEVNSSICEIEFKLTSNYREQINEQLKAKQIEYDQHLKMMPEKVEKPLSDNQAESGYTELTKEVSLLNNQKAQLQDDRYKKIEERKFLVKKQEAVKSTLGKIDNFMLQFDKLSKDLGEHLELLGISQEQVISFKVNKFTLLSNQEEINEKLDVLAKYLDGNSGGSYNIVYGLLDEKLSQLEDKLDRPNKLYQEYLGKIEEWNKVEKELMGDTFTPNSLSYIQNQLNELDSALPNKLVEAKEFRKQLSNQIFDLIQNLISTYQDLYNPVQNAISAHHLIREKYQLNFEVSIVLSSFVEDFFQRVGNSRGSFYGAEDGTRRLKEIIDRYEFLDFKSIISFIDEVLLNLETDQRDSSKASIPVELQLRKGMTKQELYDFLFNLSYLSPIYALKLGDKEIDKLSPGEKGALLLMFYLLVDRDDRPLIIDQPEENLDNQSVFELLVPCIKEAKNRRQIFIVTHNPNLAVVCDAEQVIYSSIDKKNANKVNYLTGSIENIEVNNKIVDILEGTWPAFDNRTSKYIMVV; from the coding sequence TTGAATGATGTTCGGGGATCTAAGTGGAGAAAATGGGATTTGCATTTCCATACTCCATCTTCATTTGACTATCAAAACAAGTCAATTACTAATTCTGAGATAATAGAAATGCTTGAGGCAAAAGAAATTAAAGCTGTTGCGATAACAGATCACCACGTAATGGACATACATAGAATAGAAGAACTTCAACGATTGGGAAAAGAAAAAGGAATTACCGTATTTCCAGGAATCGAATTAAGGTCTGAACTCGGTGGAAGTGAATCGATACATTTTATTGGTATTTTTCCGGAAGATTCAGATGTTGGGGATATCTCAGTAAAAATACAGGGGAAGCTTGAAATTACTTCTGCAGATATTAAGAGGAAAGGTGACGATTTTGTATATTGTGATTTTAAAGAATCGTCCAAAGTAATACATGAACTAGGTGGAATTGTAACAGTACACGCGGGTAAAAAAACAAATGGTATTGAAAGTATTAGAAATAATCATAAATACAAGCAAGCAATAAAGAAAGATTTAGTAGAAGGTGGATATATTGACGTATTCGAGGTTGGTCAATTAGACGATGTAACTAGTTATCAAGAAATGGTATTCCCTCATCTTGGTAAGAGCTTTCCTTTAATAATTTGTTCAGACAACCATTTGATAAGAGAGTATCACACAAAAGCAAGTCTATGGATTAAAGCTGATTTAACATATAAAGGCTTGAAACAGGCAATTACTGAGTCCAAAGATAGAATAAAATTAGGGATAAAACCAGAACAAATAGTAAACTATGAAACAAAAAAAACCAAAATTATAGATTCAATTAGTGTTAAGGAAATAAACGATAAATTAACAGGCACTTGGTTTGATAAATGTGAGGTGAAGTTTAATTCAGGGCTTGTTTCCATTATCGGTAACAAAGGAAATGGAAAAAGTGCTTTAGTTGATATACTTGGACTTCTAGGGGGCAGTTCACATAATTCGTTTGAATTCTTAAATGATAAAAAATTTAGGAATTCAAAGAACAATATCTCACAGCACTTCGAAGCAACTTTAAGATGGGCTAGTGAAGATACTTCTACAAAAAAACTATCGGAAAATGTGCTTGATACTGAAATGGAAAGAGTAAAATACATCCCTCAGCAATATTTGGAGAAATTATGTAATGAAATGAATATTGCTAGTGGCAACAGTTTTGATGCCGAAATTAAAAAAGTTATTTTTTCTCATATTAGTATAGAAAATAGACTTGGTTGTGAAACTTTTGACCAATTACTGAATTTAAAGACTAAAGAGTTGTCTGAGGAAATGAACATTTATAGAAGACAAGTTAGTGAAGTTAATTCATCGATATGTGAAATAGAATTTAAACTTACAAGTAATTACCGAGAACAAATAAATGAACAACTAAAAGCAAAACAAATAGAGTATGATCAACATCTAAAGATGATGCCAGAGAAGGTAGAAAAGCCATTAAGTGATAATCAAGCCGAGAGCGGTTATACTGAACTGACTAAAGAAGTAAGCTTGTTGAATAACCAAAAAGCTCAACTTCAAGATGACAGATATAAAAAAATAGAAGAAAGAAAGTTTCTTGTTAAGAAACAAGAAGCAGTGAAAAGTACGCTTGGGAAAATTGATAACTTTATGTTGCAATTTGATAAATTATCAAAAGATTTAGGTGAACATCTAGAGTTATTGGGGATAAGTCAAGAACAAGTAATTTCATTCAAAGTAAATAAATTTACACTTTTATCAAATCAAGAAGAAATTAATGAGAAGCTTGATGTGCTTGCTAAATATTTAGACGGAAACTCTGGTGGATCATATAATATTGTTTATGGATTGCTTGACGAAAAATTAAGTCAACTGGAAGATAAACTTGATAGACCAAATAAACTCTACCAAGAATACTTGGGCAAGATTGAAGAGTGGAATAAAGTGGAAAAGGAATTAATGGGAGATACATTTACACCAAATTCTCTAAGCTACATACAGAACCAACTTAATGAACTTGATTCAGCGTTACCAAATAAACTGGTTGAGGCTAAAGAGTTCAGAAAGCAACTTTCGAACCAAATATTTGATTTAATTCAAAATCTAATATCAACTTATCAAGATCTTTATAATCCTGTTCAAAATGCAATAAGTGCCCATCATTTGATCAGGGAAAAATATCAACTTAATTTTGAAGTATCAATAGTACTAAGCTCTTTCGTGGAAGATTTTTTCCAGAGGGTTGGGAACTCTAGAGGATCCTTTTATGGAGCTGAAGACGGTACCAGAAGGTTAAAAGAAATTATTGATAGATATGAGTTTCTTGACTTTAAATCCATTATATCTTTTATCGATGAAGTTTTACTAAACCTAGAGACTGATCAAAGAGATTCTTCTAAAGCTAGCATACCTGTTGAATTGCAGCTTCGAAAAGGAATGACCAAACAAGAGCTTTATGATTTTTTATTTAATTTGAGCTATTTATCACCAATTTATGCTTTAAAGCTTGGAGATAAAGAAATTGACAAACTTTCTCCGGGGGAAAAGGGTGCATTGTTATTAATGTTTTATCTCTTGGTTGATCGTGATGACAGACCTTTAATAATAGACCAACCTGAGGAAAATTTGGATAATCAATCGGTTTTTGAACTGTTGGTTCCTTGCATTAAAGAAGCAAAAAATAGAAGACAAATATTTATTGTTACACACAACCCGAATTTAGCAGTTGTTTGTGATGCGGAACAAGTGATTTATAGTTCTATTGATAAAAAAAATGCAAACAAAGTAAATTATCTGACAGGATCAATTGAAAATATTGAGGTTAATAATAAAATTGTAGACATTCTTGAAGGAACATGGCCTGCTTTCGATAATAGAACAAGTAAGTATATTATGGTGGTTTAA
- a CDS encoding HEPN/Toprim-associated domain-containing protein — MGSYCGLTINGVGLFSVKNTFSETHLKLFSPLEFIKYKEDLDGEDYERYVFRTTVKKAMTRLEILGCSNKKLITYFNNGLEYQKSYYAKPDDEYDKRYEYYERLTFDNYSNALRSILESESIDIYDDNIKNKHPKISTDIISRLIVEKLSSGNLLNPFFYDDIYENEEHLIDHMLDIYMCIINCNEDSVVEYDLSSVVDGGWVDESDALEFFDNFMDTTIIVTEGKTDIKVLSRSLEILYPEYNHLYTFFDFYNYRADGGTSYLAKLLKSFSAAKIKNRIIAIFDNDAAAELEIQSLSTIPILESIKIMKLPILDFCTSYPTIGPTGRNNININGLAVSIELFFGEDILKSNNEFSPIQWTNYVEKLDMYQGSIINKSEINVKLDDKLKNPDLINQDWSKLTFLWDTIFKQSF; from the coding sequence ATGGGATCGTATTGCGGACTTACAATAAATGGAGTGGGATTGTTTTCAGTTAAAAATACATTTAGTGAAACTCACTTAAAACTCTTTTCACCTCTTGAATTTATTAAATATAAAGAGGATTTGGATGGAGAAGATTATGAACGATACGTATTTAGAACTACAGTGAAAAAGGCAATGACTCGACTGGAGATTCTTGGATGCAGTAATAAAAAGTTGATAACTTATTTCAATAATGGTTTAGAATATCAGAAATCATATTATGCTAAACCTGATGATGAGTATGACAAGCGTTATGAATATTATGAAAGACTAACCTTTGATAATTATTCTAATGCTTTGAGATCGATTCTGGAAAGTGAAAGTATAGATATTTATGATGATAACATAAAGAATAAACATCCCAAGATATCAACGGATATTATTTCAAGATTGATTGTCGAAAAACTATCGTCTGGCAACTTATTAAATCCCTTTTTTTATGACGATATATATGAAAATGAAGAGCACCTTATTGACCATATGCTTGATATTTATATGTGCATTATTAATTGCAATGAAGACTCTGTTGTCGAGTATGATTTGAGTTCAGTTGTTGATGGCGGTTGGGTTGATGAATCAGATGCATTAGAGTTTTTTGATAATTTTATGGATACTACCATAATTGTGACTGAAGGGAAAACAGATATCAAAGTTTTGTCTAGAAGTTTGGAAATACTATACCCTGAATACAATCATTTATATACATTTTTTGATTTCTATAACTACAGAGCAGATGGTGGGACATCGTACTTAGCAAAGTTGCTTAAGTCTTTTTCGGCAGCCAAAATAAAAAATCGAATTATCGCAATATTTGACAATGATGCGGCAGCCGAGCTAGAAATACAGAGTCTCTCAACTATTCCTATACTTGAGAGTATAAAGATAATGAAATTGCCAATACTTGATTTTTGTACTTCATACCCTACAATTGGACCAACAGGAAGAAATAATATAAATATTAATGGATTGGCGGTTAGTATTGAACTGTTCTTTGGTGAAGATATATTAAAAAGTAACAACGAGTTCTCCCCAATTCAATGGACAAACTATGTTGAAAAATTGGACATGTATCAAGGTTCTATTATTAATAAAAGTGAAATTAATGTGAAGTTGGATGATAAGTTGAAAAATCCTGATTTGATAAATCAAGATTGGAGTAAACTTACATTTCTATGGGATACTATCTTTAAGCAAAGTTTCTAG